One Helianthus annuus cultivar XRQ/B chromosome 12, HanXRQr2.0-SUNRISE, whole genome shotgun sequence genomic region harbors:
- the LOC110893439 gene encoding uncharacterized protein LOC110893439 encodes MNALQSGPWIIRSQPLILSEWSPAIKLEKREVKKIQVWVKIHDVPIAAYTEDGLSLIASTLGVSKLLDSYTTTMCMDTWGRSSYARALIEITVEQELKEELTIAIPDLDGESFVTEKMVVEYQWTQHRCGHCCVFGHMDDSCRKQIRASSKTPARVDGDGYKVVNQQKAAKRTRIQINKPKVEYQPKQQASKQEKKVVFEVDKSVSKQVKTSNRFDVLNNELNDPFDDLYSNKGDVFASTSRGGGVKPMDNKDQHDEEEEVVEVYNETAEFMVSNNKTGANTPAVNVANG; translated from the coding sequence atgaaTGCTCTCCAAAGTGGGCCGTGGATTATTAGGTCACAGCCATTGATCCTTAGTGAATGGTCTCCAGCGATAAAACTAGAAAAGAGGGAAGTGAAAAAGATACAAGTATGGGTAAAGATACATGATGTTCCCATAGCAGCTTACACAGAGGATGGGCTGAGTTTAATTGCAAGTACACTTGGTGTCTCAAAACTTCTTGATTCGTATACTACAACAATGTGCATGGATACCTGGGGAAGAAGTAGCTATGCCCGTGCACTCATAGAAATCACGGTTGAACAGGAGTTGAAAGAGGAGTTGACAATAGCTATACCGGATCTTGATGGTGAGAGTTTTGTCACAGAAAAAATGGTTGTTGAATATCAATGGACACAACATAGGTGTGGCCATTGTTGTGTTTTTGGCCATATGGATGATTCTTGCCGGAAACAGATTAGAGCTTCATCTAAAACTCCAGCTAGAGTGGATGGGGATGGATATAAGGTAGTTAATCAGCAAAAGGCAGCAAAAAGAACAAGAATCCAGATTAATAAACCCAAGGTGGAATATCAGCCTAAGCAACAGGCTTCAAAGCAGGAGAAAAAAGTTGTATTTGAGGTAGATAAGTCGGTTTCAAAGCAGGTAAAAACCTCCAATCGGTTTGATGTCCTAAACAATGAACTAAATGATCCATTTGATGACCTATATTCGAACAAGGGAGATGTTTTTGCATCTACTAGTAGGGGTGGGGGTGTAAAACCTATGGATAACAAGGATCAACATGATGAAGAGGAAGAAGTAGTTGAGGTCTATAACGAAACTGCTGAGTTTATGGTATCTAATAATAAAACAGGGGCAAACACTCCTGCTGTGAATGTTGCAAATGGTTAG